One window of the bacterium genome contains the following:
- a CDS encoding metalloprotease — MRWIGRRESENVEDRRGTTTRRVVGGGVGTLVVVLLVYLLGGDPQQVL, encoded by the coding sequence ATGCGTTGGATAGGTAGAAGAGAAAGCGAAAATGTCGAGGACCGTCGCGGCACAACAACGAGACGCGTAGTCGGCGGCGGCGTCGGAACTTTGGTGGTCGTCCTGCTGGTCTATCTGTTGGGCGGCGATCCCCAGCAGGTGTTG